A genome region from Oenanthe melanoleuca isolate GR-GAL-2019-014 chromosome 2, OMel1.0, whole genome shotgun sequence includes the following:
- the LZTFL1 gene encoding leucine zipper transcription factor-like protein 1 isoform X1 gives MKPWHGSEAELGVNEHHQKEVVSYMRFARFKRGMCLKTVDSCFQDLKDSRLVEETFTVDEVIDILDGLQSVVHSEVESELINTTYTNVLLLRQLFSQAEKWYLKLQTDVSDLENRELLDQVAEFEKSEYTSSNKKSTADPIKPKLAPLNESGSELLNKTVALLQEENEKLKARLRTIEIQATAALDEKSKLEKSLRDLQMIQGDQKNNANQDITELENKVAALKSQFEKTLNDTTANQKFLEEDLVTTKHDLLKVQDQLSTAEKELEKKFQQTAAYRNMKEILTKKNEQIKDLRRRLSKYESED, from the exons ATGAAACCCTGGCATGGATCTGAG gcagagctgggtgttAATGAGCACCACCAGAAGGAAGTGGTCAGCTACATGCGCTTTGCTCGTTTCAAGCGTGGCATGTGTCTCAAAACAGTGGATTCTTGTTTTCAGGACCTCAAGGACAGCAG ACTTGTTGAAGAGACCTTCACAGTTGACGAGGTGATAGACATTCTGGATGGACTGCAGAGTGTTGTACACAGTGAAGTGGAGTCAGAGCTCATAAACACAACTTACACCAACGTTTTACTTCTCCGACAGCTCTTTTCACAGGCTGAGAAATGGTACCTGAAGTTACAGACAGATGTTTCTGACTTGGAGAATCG AGAATTATTGGACCAGGTTGCTGAGTTTGAAAAGTCAGAATATACATCTTCAAACAAAAAg TCCACTGCAGATCCCATTAAACCAAAACTTGCTCCATTAAATGAAAGTGGGTCAGAGCTACTAAACAAG ACAGTTGCTCttcttcaagaagaaaatgaaaaattgaaggCCAGACTCAGGACCATAGAGATACAG GCTACAGCTGCCCTAGATGAGAAGTCCAAGCTGGAGAAGTCACTGAGGGATTTACAGATGATCCAAGGAGATCAGAAG AATAACGCAAACCAGGATATCACTGAACTGGAGAATAAAGTGGCAGCTTTGAAATCCCAGTTTGAAAAGACTTTAAATGACACTACTGCAAACCAAAAATTCTTGGAAGAAGACTTGGTGACAACAAAACATGACTTACTGAAGGTTCAGGATCAGCTATCCACAGCTGAAAAG GAACTGGAGAAGAAATTTCAGCAAACAGCTGCCTATCGCAACATGAAAGAGATTCTCACCAAGAAGAATGAACAGATAAAGGATTTGCGTAGAAGACTTTCCAA aTATGAGTCAGAGGACTGA
- the LZTFL1 gene encoding leucine zipper transcription factor-like protein 1 isoform X2 — translation MAELGVNEHHQKEVVSYMRFARFKRGMCLKTVDSCFQDLKDSRLVEETFTVDEVIDILDGLQSVVHSEVESELINTTYTNVLLLRQLFSQAEKWYLKLQTDVSDLENRELLDQVAEFEKSEYTSSNKKSTADPIKPKLAPLNESGSELLNKTVALLQEENEKLKARLRTIEIQATAALDEKSKLEKSLRDLQMIQGDQKNNANQDITELENKVAALKSQFEKTLNDTTANQKFLEEDLVTTKHDLLKVQDQLSTAEKELEKKFQQTAAYRNMKEILTKKNEQIKDLRRRLSKYESED, via the exons ATG gcagagctgggtgttAATGAGCACCACCAGAAGGAAGTGGTCAGCTACATGCGCTTTGCTCGTTTCAAGCGTGGCATGTGTCTCAAAACAGTGGATTCTTGTTTTCAGGACCTCAAGGACAGCAG ACTTGTTGAAGAGACCTTCACAGTTGACGAGGTGATAGACATTCTGGATGGACTGCAGAGTGTTGTACACAGTGAAGTGGAGTCAGAGCTCATAAACACAACTTACACCAACGTTTTACTTCTCCGACAGCTCTTTTCACAGGCTGAGAAATGGTACCTGAAGTTACAGACAGATGTTTCTGACTTGGAGAATCG AGAATTATTGGACCAGGTTGCTGAGTTTGAAAAGTCAGAATATACATCTTCAAACAAAAAg TCCACTGCAGATCCCATTAAACCAAAACTTGCTCCATTAAATGAAAGTGGGTCAGAGCTACTAAACAAG ACAGTTGCTCttcttcaagaagaaaatgaaaaattgaaggCCAGACTCAGGACCATAGAGATACAG GCTACAGCTGCCCTAGATGAGAAGTCCAAGCTGGAGAAGTCACTGAGGGATTTACAGATGATCCAAGGAGATCAGAAG AATAACGCAAACCAGGATATCACTGAACTGGAGAATAAAGTGGCAGCTTTGAAATCCCAGTTTGAAAAGACTTTAAATGACACTACTGCAAACCAAAAATTCTTGGAAGAAGACTTGGTGACAACAAAACATGACTTACTGAAGGTTCAGGATCAGCTATCCACAGCTGAAAAG GAACTGGAGAAGAAATTTCAGCAAACAGCTGCCTATCGCAACATGAAAGAGATTCTCACCAAGAAGAATGAACAGATAAAGGATTTGCGTAGAAGACTTTCCAA aTATGAGTCAGAGGACTGA
- the LZTFL1 gene encoding leucine zipper transcription factor-like protein 1 isoform X3: protein MRFARFKRGMCLKTVDSCFQDLKDSRLVEETFTVDEVIDILDGLQSVVHSEVESELINTTYTNVLLLRQLFSQAEKWYLKLQTDVSDLENRELLDQVAEFEKSEYTSSNKKSTADPIKPKLAPLNESGSELLNKTVALLQEENEKLKARLRTIEIQATAALDEKSKLEKSLRDLQMIQGDQKNNANQDITELENKVAALKSQFEKTLNDTTANQKFLEEDLVTTKHDLLKVQDQLSTAEKELEKKFQQTAAYRNMKEILTKKNEQIKDLRRRLSKYESED from the exons ATGCGCTTTGCTCGTTTCAAGCGTGGCATGTGTCTCAAAACAGTGGATTCTTGTTTTCAGGACCTCAAGGACAGCAG ACTTGTTGAAGAGACCTTCACAGTTGACGAGGTGATAGACATTCTGGATGGACTGCAGAGTGTTGTACACAGTGAAGTGGAGTCAGAGCTCATAAACACAACTTACACCAACGTTTTACTTCTCCGACAGCTCTTTTCACAGGCTGAGAAATGGTACCTGAAGTTACAGACAGATGTTTCTGACTTGGAGAATCG AGAATTATTGGACCAGGTTGCTGAGTTTGAAAAGTCAGAATATACATCTTCAAACAAAAAg TCCACTGCAGATCCCATTAAACCAAAACTTGCTCCATTAAATGAAAGTGGGTCAGAGCTACTAAACAAG ACAGTTGCTCttcttcaagaagaaaatgaaaaattgaaggCCAGACTCAGGACCATAGAGATACAG GCTACAGCTGCCCTAGATGAGAAGTCCAAGCTGGAGAAGTCACTGAGGGATTTACAGATGATCCAAGGAGATCAGAAG AATAACGCAAACCAGGATATCACTGAACTGGAGAATAAAGTGGCAGCTTTGAAATCCCAGTTTGAAAAGACTTTAAATGACACTACTGCAAACCAAAAATTCTTGGAAGAAGACTTGGTGACAACAAAACATGACTTACTGAAGGTTCAGGATCAGCTATCCACAGCTGAAAAG GAACTGGAGAAGAAATTTCAGCAAACAGCTGCCTATCGCAACATGAAAGAGATTCTCACCAAGAAGAATGAACAGATAAAGGATTTGCGTAGAAGACTTTCCAA aTATGAGTCAGAGGACTGA